In Rhizorhabdus phycosphaerae, the genomic stretch CGCGACAGGCTGTTCCTGAGGGGCGTCGCGGACAGCGCGTTCAACGGGCCGACCCAATCGACGGTCAGCCTGTTTCTCGATGACGCCCGGGTCAGCTATGCGACCCCGGATCCGGACCTCCGCCTCATCGACATCGACCATGTCGAGATACTGCGCGGCCCGCAAGGCACGCTCTACGGCACCGGAGCGCTTGGCGGCATCGTCCGCATCGTGCCGCGCAAGGCCGATCTCGCGACCTGGGGAGCGACAGCCGCTGTCGAAGGCAGAACGACCGCGCAGGGCAGCACCGGCGGCGTGATCGATGCCACCATCAACGCGCCTCTGGTCGAGGACAAGCTGGGCCTGCGCCTCGTGGGCTATGCGGAGCGGAGCGGCGGCTGGATCGACGATACCGGCCGCTCCCGCAGCAACGTGAACGATTCGCGCCGCTATGGCGGTCGCGCGTCGGTGCGGTGGAAGCCCGCCGAGGACTGGACCGTCGACATCGGCGGCGTCGCGCAGTGGATCGATGCCGACGACAGTCAATATGCGACACGGGGCCTGCGGCGTTCGACAAGATTGGCAGAGCCGCATGACAACGACTTCCTGACCGGATCGGTCACGATCCGGGGCGTCCTGTCCGACCTCGACCTTTTGTCCGCGACCGCTTTCGTCAAGCACGAGGTCGAGAGCCGCTACGATGCCAGCGCGGCAGCACCGTCGATCGGGCTGGATGCGCCGCTTGCCTATCAGGATGCGCGCGACGTCCGTCTGTTCAGTCAGGAGTGGCGCCTCAGTGACCCCTCCCCCGCACGACCGTGGGTGCTCGGCGCCGCCCTGTTGAGCGTCGAGAACAGCGCGCGCGGGACGTTCCTGCCGCCGGCCTCGACGCAGGTGCGGGTCACGACGCTGCACAGCGACACCTTGGAAGCCGCACTGTTCGGCGAGGCGAGCCAGCAATTGGGCGGTGCCTGGACAGCCACTCTGGGCGTCCGCGCTTTCCTGTCGAAGGTGAAGGACGAACTGGAAGGGGTGCGCGCCAGCCAGGTGAAGCGATTTGGACTGACTCCCTCCGCGGACCTGTCCTGGCATCCCGAAAGCGGACGAACCCTCTGGCTCCGTTATGCCAAGGCAATCCGCCCGGGCGGATTGAACCCGGATGGCGACCCCGGCCTGAGCGGGTTCCGCTCGGATAAGCTGGAAAGCCTCGAACTCGGATGGCGGGCGCGTGTCGCCCCGGGAATGCAGGTCCACGGTGCGCTGTTCGGCCTTCGCTGGCGGAACGTGCAAAGCGATACAGTCGGCGACGACGGCCTGATCCGGACGATAAACGCCGGCAGCGCGCGGAACTACGGACTGGAATTGGCCTTCTCCTGGAAGCCCGGCCGATTCCGGATCGATGGCAATGCCACGGTGCAGCACGCCCGGCTCGACCGCCCGTCGGCAGCGGCGGCGGCGATCGGCGACGATACGAGACTGCCCGTCGTCCCCGACTATTCCGGGCGCCTCAGGCTCGGCTACGAGACCAGTCTCGGCGCCTTCGACATGACCTCTTTCGCCGCCGCCCGCTATGCGGGCAGCGCAAGGCTGAGCTTCGACCCGGTCCTTGCGGCGCCGATGGGCGACTATTGGCAGGCGGATGCGGGGCTGACGCTGTCGCGCGAGCGCACGACGGTCGCGTTCACCATCACCAATATGCTCAACGGTCGGGGCAATAGTTTCGGTTTCGGCAATCCCTTCTCGCTGCGGCTCGCCCGGCAGGAAACGCCGCTTCGTCCCAGAACGGTCAGCATTCGGGTCGAACGCCGGTTCTGAAGATAGCCTCCGACTGACGCCACCATGGCAAGCGCGCTCGCCTTCTGCTAATCGACACGTCGTCCATTGATTCGAAAGGAGGGCATGATGACAGATACGCACATGCCCTCGCGCCGTAGGGGCCACCCGAACCCCTGACGCCCGCGGCTCTTTGACGAGACCGCCCCCTACCTTACTGTTTACGGGACCGCGCCTCGGGCGCGGAGATGATCATGGACGACGATCAGGACGACCTTTTTCCGCGCGCCAATGTCTTGCGCAGCGTGTTGACCTTCACCTTCCTCCACTGGCTGCGCAGGCCCGCTATCGTCCTGCTATGCACGCTCGCGATGCTTGCCGGGACGCTGACGGAAATCTTCGTTCCGCTGCTCGCGGGGCGGCTGATCGATGCCGTCGGCGCAGGCGACCGCGCGGGCGCCATCCACGCCTTTGCGATCATGTCGGCGCTCGGCCTGGCGATGGTGGTCCTTCGCCATCTCGGCTGGTGGGCGATCATCCCGCTGACGCTCGGCATGATGCGCGACGTCGCACAGGAGGCCTTCGCGCGCGTCCAGCGCCTGTCGACCGAATGGCATGCCAACAGCTTCGCCGGATCGACCGTCCGCCGGATCAGCCGGGGCATGTGGGCGATCGACACGCTCAACGACGTGTTGCTGCTCTCGCTGCTGCCGTCGCTGACGGTACTGGCGGGAACCGTGGTGCTGCTCGGGCTCGACTGGCCCCTGCTCGGACTTGGCATGGCGCTCGGCGCCTTCGCCTATGTCGCCGTGACCTTCGGCCTGGCGACTCGCGTGCTGGCGCCCATCGCCCGCCTGTCCAACCAGTGGGACACGAAGCTGGGCGGCGTGCTGTCGGACGCCATCGGCGCCAATGCCGTGGTCAAAGCCTTCGGGGGCGAAGCCCGCGAGGACGAGAGGCTGTCGCGGACCGTCAACAAATGGCACCGCCGCACATGGCGGTCGTGGATGGCCTTCACCTGGGCCGGCAGTGGCCAGCTGGCGCTGCTGTGGCTGATCCGGATGGGCGTAACGGGCGGCGCCCTGTGGCTATGGCAGGCCGGGCGTGCGAGCGCGGGCGACGTCGCCTTCATCCTGACCAGCTACCTGCTCGTCCACGGCTATCTGCGTGACGTTGGCCAGCATGTGCACATGCTGCAGCGCTCGGTGAACGAGATGGAAGAACTGGTGCAGCTGCATGACGAGCCACCGGCGGTCGTCGACGCTCCTGGAGCACGCGCGCTGCGCGTGACCGCAGGCACGATCCGCTTCGACGCGGTCCGCTTCCGATATGCCGGCCAGACCAGCCCGCTTTACGAGGGGCTGAACCTGTCGATCGCGGGCGGCGAACGCGTCGGTCTCGTCGGGCCATCGGGTTCCGGCAAGACCAGCTTCGTGAAGCTGATCCAGCGCCTCTACGATGTCGAGGCAGGGCAGGTGTCGATCGACGGTCAGGATATTGCCGCCGTCACGCAGGAAACGCTGCGCCGGCAGGTCGCCATCGTCCCGCAGGAACCAGTGCTGTTCCACCGCTCGCTGGCCGAGAATATCGGCTATGGCCGTCCCGGCGCGACGCAGGCGGAGATCGAACAGGCGGCCCGGCTCGCCAATGCGCATGGCTTCATCGAACGCCTGCCCAAGGGCTATGCCACGCTGGTCGGCGAACGCGGCGTCAAGCTGTCGGGTGGCGAGCGCCAGCGGGTCGCGATCGCCCGCGCCTTTCTGGCGGACGCGCCGATCCTGATCCTCGACGAAGCGACCTCCAGCCTGGACTCGGAGTCCGAGGCGGCGATCCAGCAGGCGATGGAGCGGCTGATGGTAGGGCGGACCGCGATCGTCATCGCCCACCGTCTCTCGACCGTGCGCGCGCTCGACCGGATATTGGTGTTCGACCATGGCCGGATCGTCGAGGATGGCCCGCATGACCGCCTGCTCGCGATCACCGGCGGCCATTATCGGCGGCTGTTCGAGCGGCAGGCCGGGAATGGGGAGCCGGTCCTGCTGCAATAGGTCGGCTGCAACAGGAGCGCCCGTCCGGCTTCGATCATGCCGGCGGCGCCTCCTGCCAGCGCGGCGCGCGCTGGAAGTCTTCGGCGGTGAACGGCCGGTCGTCGAAGATATAGGGATAATAGAAACGGCGTAGCCGGTCATAATAGGCGCGGATGCGATCCTCGTAGGCCTGTTGTGCTTCCAGGTCGGTCTGCGCCAGCCGGTGGATGGCCACCTGCGCGCCGACAGCGGGCAGCACATAGCCGATCCGCCGGGTCCAAAGATCGCGTGCCTTGAGCCCGTCGCGATAGGCAGCGGCCTGATCGGCCACGCTTCGGTCTCCGAGATGCTGGAAGGCATGATACCATTTCCAGTGGAAGCCCCCCTCCACCGGCGGAGTATTCCGCCATTCGGGATGATAGCGGAAAAAGGCGTCCATCGTCGCGGCCTTGGGCTTGTCCCAGCCGGCATGGACGGCCTCGCGCTGGGCAAGCGTCAGTTCCACGCCCTGCCGAACCGGAATCGCTCCGTTGATCGCCAGCAATGCGAGCCCCGGCGCGACAAGGGTCAGGAACAGCCAGAGCGCAGCAAGCGACGCCGCATTGGCGAGCGAGCGACGACCGGCGCGCGCCACGCCGACGCAGATCAACGTCCACACTATCAGATAAAGCGCCGCGACGCCCGCAACCGCGAGCGCGGGAAGGCCGCTTCCTGACAACAGCGCGCCGACCGCGAAAGGCAGGAGCAGCATCGCGCTCAGCAATCCGCCGCGCAGCAGCACGCGCCGCGCCCACATCCTGCGCGACGACCGGGCCATGACGGTGAGAAACTGGTGCCTTCCCGCCTCCCGCTCGCCGGAGAAGATGTCGTGGAGCAACAGGATCAGGAACAACGGCGCCAGATAGGCGAGCACGAAAGCCCAGTCGAACCGACCCGGCAGCGCCAGTTCGGCATTGTAATTCTCGCTTTCGTGAATCTGCCCCTCAAGCGCGAGCGCGCGGATGCGCAGGATATAGGGTGCTATGTCGCGCTGGCCGAGCGCGGCAAAGGCCAGAGTCGAAGGAGCATCCCAGGTCGGATGGAAGCTGTAATAGGCGGCGTCGCCGGCGTCGCCGCGCTCGGGCACCCAGGCGGCGAGGGCGGCCTCGTCTTCCGCCTGCTGCGGCTGGATCCGGGCGATCGTTTCCCGCTGTCGGGCGACCTCGCTCAACCCTGCCCAGACGCTGGCACCGGACAGAAGCAGCATCAGCAGCAAGGTCGGCAGCGCGACCGGCTGGCGCAGAAACAGGCGCAGTTCGTGAAGCCACAGCGACATCAGAACGCCCTCCCCAGCCGCCGCATCGCGGCGCGCAACGCCAGTCCGACAAGGAGCGCCCAGACCAACAGCACCGCCGCACTCAGCCCCGCCGCCATCAAGCGTTCGTGCAGGCTCGGTCCGCGATAGGCGAAGTCGGGAATATCGTGCCAGTGGCGCGGATCGATGCGCACCCGTCGACCAGCTTCGGGGTCGGAGTTCCGACTGCCATCGTCGGCATAGGTCACAGCTTCGGCCTGCAGCTGGTTGAGTTGCTGGACGATCGCATAGCGATAGGCTTCGGCCTGCTGAAGGAAGCTGCGGTGCGCTTCCAGATCGGTCCCTGCCAGCGCCATCGAAAGGCTGCGGAGCGCGATCGTCGGGCTGAGGAGGCCGAAGGCGGCGACGATGTTGCCCTGTTCGCGCTCGCCCTTGAACTGCGCGCGCGCATAGGCGTCGAACAGGCCCGACGTCAGCCGCTCCCCCTCCATCGCCAGCAGGCCACGATAATTGACCGGCAATAGCTCGACCGTGTCCACGCCATAGCGGCGGAGAACGTCGGCCTTGAACGCGTTGAAATGGGGATCGTCGGGGTCGTGGCTGTCGCCGATGCGCCGCAGATCGCGGTGAACGGCGATGTCGGTTTCCAGCCGGGTGGGTGACGGAACCATCGCCAGCGCGACGTCGGGTGCAACACGCGGCACCAGCACGATCGCGAAGGCCCACAGGCTGAGCAGCGCCATCAGAGCCGTGCGTGCGCTGCGCACCGCACTGGACACCGCGACAATCCCCACCGTCCAAAGCAGCAGATAGCCGGCATAGCCAAACCCGAGCGCAAAAGCGGCAGCGAGAGCGGCCCCCTCGACCGCGACCAACCACGCTAGCGACAATAGCGCCGGCAGCAGCATTAGGGCGGCAATCGTGCCGAGCGCCAGCAGCTTGCCGGCGACCAGCGCGCCGGTGGTTGTGCCATGCGCCTTGAGCACCCGCAGCGTCCCCTGTTCGCGTTCGCGCGCGACCGCACCGAAACCGACGAAGATCAGCACGAGCGGCGCCAGGACCTGCAGCACGAAGGCGGGGGTGAGCGAACCGAAGCGCGCGAGCAGCGACGACTGGCGCACGTCGCCGAAATTGGCGCTGTTCTGCCGATGCCCCTCCAGGAAGATCGTGCTGCCGGTGAAGGGGTCGACGCCCGGATCGAAGGCTGCCAGCGCCGGCAGCGGGCGGAAGACGAAATGACCATAATGGACCATGCGGTGCGGGTGCCGGGCCGGCTGGCCGTCGAAGGCGCTGTCTGCCTGCGCCTGAAAACGTGCACGCAGCGCGTCGCTCGCATCGCGATGAGCGACGGAGGTCAGCGTGGCCACGACCGATAGCAGCAACAGCATGAGCACGGCCAGCTGCGCCACCCGATTGCGCCGCATCAGCCGGCCCTCGTTCCGCGCAATGAGCAGCACGAGGCTCATGCAGCGGCTGCCTCGCCATAGCGGTGGTGCAGCGCCATCACGTCGATGCCGTCGGCAGGGCGCACCTCCTCGACGATGTGGCCATCAGCGAGAAAACCGATCCGGTCGGCGCAGTCTGCCGCGCCCAGCAGGTCGTGCGTGACCATCAGGATCGCGGTACCTCGCCCCCTCAGCCGGCCGATCAGCGCGTTGAAATCCGCCGTTGCGCGGGGGTCGAGGCCACTGGTCGGTTCGTCGAGGAGCAGCACGGGCACGTCGCGGAGGACGGCCATGGCGATCGCCACTTTCTGCCGCATCCCCTTGGAGAAGCCAGCGATCCGCCGGTGACGTGCCTCGCCCTGCAGCCCGGCCGCATCGAGCGCGGCGTCCATCTCCGCCAAAGAGGGTTCGCTGCCTGTAAGCGCCATGAAATAGGCGATATTCTCATGGGCCGAGAGCTGATCGTACAGCGCGACATTTTCCGGCAGATAGGCGATCCGCCGACGCGCGGCATCGGGCGCCGCGACGGGGTCTATGCCGGCGACGCGCGCCGTCCCCGCTTCGGGCCGCAGGAAGCCGAGCAGCACCGACAGCGTCGTCGACTTACCCGCGCCATTGCCGCCAAGCAGCGCGTAGATTTCCCCGGCTGCAACCTGAAGCGATAGCCGGGACAAAACCGGGCGGGCGTCCCTGCGCAGAACGATGTCTGTCAGCAGGATCGGGGCGTCGGAGGAAGGGTCGTCTGTCATGACGCTTCCTCCCAACGGCGCCGCCGCTTGTCAATGTAATGTTATACCGCCTCTGAAAACTAGACGGTAGCAGATGGAGCGGCCGAGGTCATGCCGGTTGCGCTGCGCTCACGCGCGCACGTCCTGCAGGGCCCCGACCGCTCCAGGGTTCAGAACTTCACGGTCCCGGTGAGCTTGTAGAAGCGCGGTGCACCCGCATAGGCCGCCGCATAGCGGCCGATCACCGTCTGTGCGTCGAAATACTCCCGGTTGAAGCAGTTCGAACAGGACAGGGTCAGCTGGTAATTATCGTCTGCGCCCCAGCGATAGCCAACCGAGGCGTTGACCAGCGCGAAATCGCCGCTGCGGTTGCTGTTCACGGGCACCAGCGGCGCGGTGAAGGCGAGGTTGGCCGGGGTCACCAGATAATGCGCCGTGTAGAAGACGTCGCCGGTGACCAGCAGGCTGCCCGCGCCGAGCGGCTTGTCCACCGAGAAGCCGGCCTTGCCCTGGAAGGACGGCGCGCGCTGCAGCTTGTCCGCGAGGTTGGCGGGGCGGTTACCCTTGTAGCGCGCGTTGAGCAGGCCGACATTGGTGAACAGGTCCAGCCATGGCGCGGCGCGGATCGTCAGTTCGCTCTCCAGACCATAGATGCGCGCGTCGGCCAGCTGCGCCGTGAAGGCGCCATTGACCGTCAGCGTGTTGAAGAGGTTCGAGTAGTTCATGTAGAAGACCGAGCTGTTCCAACGCACCTTGCGGTCGAACAGGCTGACCTTCGTACCGGCTTCCCAGCTCTCGACCTCTTCCGGATCGAAGTTGATATATTGATCCACGCGCAGCGCGCGGCCGGTCCAGCCGCCCGAGCGGAAGCCCTTGGTCCAGGATGCATAAGCGAACAGGTCGTCATTGACGGTCCAGTCGATCCCGATCTTGGGCGTGAACTTGTTGAAGGTACGCTTATTGTCGAAATCCTGGCCGGCGGCCGCGCGGGTCAGCAGATCGGCGGTGGTGAAGTTGAACAGCGGCCCGGCAAGGTTGCTCGTCTGCGTGACCGTCAGTTCGCGCTTCTCATGTGTATAGCGACCGGCCGCCACCAGCTTCACATTGTCGAGAACCGCATATTCGAGCTGGCCGAACGCCGCCCAGCTGTTCACGTCGACTTCGAAGACTTTGCGAAAGATGCTCGGCGCGGCGGTGGGCGCGCTGCGGGTCGTGTCGGTCACGTCCGCGTCGATATTCTCGTCGAAGTAGAAGAAGCCGGCGGTCAGCTTGAGCGCGTCGCTCAGCGTCGCGTTGACCTTGATCTCCTCGCTGAACTGCTTGGCGAGCTGCTTCTGGTCGAGGACATAAAGCGGAACAGGCTGATCGGAGAGGTCGAGCAGCAGGTTCTGCTTGGTCGAGCGCCAGGCCGTGATCGATTCCACCGAGATATCGTCGTTGACGTCCCAGGACAGCTTGCCCGAATGCCCCATGCCGCGCGCATAGCCGCTGGCATCGGTGCCCGAAACGACGGTGAACAGGTCGCCCGTCGAGGGCCGGAGCGATCCGGCAATGTCGGAGGCATAACCGCCATTGGTCTTGTCGCGGCCATAGTCGAACGCATAGTCGAAGGTCAGGCTGTCGGTGAGCAGCGCGCGCACCGCGATGCGGCCACCGGCATAGTCCTGATCGTTGACCTTCTTGTCGAGCGTGCGGTTGTAGATATAGCCATTGCCCTGCTGGACGAGCAGATTGGCGCGCACGAAGATGCGGTCGCTGAGCGGTACATTGGCGGAGAGCCGCCCTTCCCAGCGGTCGTAATTGCCATAGGAGCCCGAGAGGGCGAAGGCGGTCTTGGCGTCCGGCGCCTTGGGCACGATCTTGATCGCGCCGCCATTGGTGTTGCGACCGTAAAGCGTGCCCTGCGGCCCGCGCAGCACCTCGATGCGCTCGACGTCGAACAGCGAGAAATTGTTCACCGCCTGGCGCGAGATATAGACGTCGTCGACATAGAGGCCGACGCTGGTGTCCGCCGTTGCGAGATTCTCGGTGGTACCGACACCGCGAATGAAGAAGGTCGTCGCGGTGTTCTGCCCGACATTGTTGTTGCCGGTCAGGTTGGGGGCATTGAACACGATCTGCTTGGTGTCGGTGATCTGCTGCCGTTCGAGCGCGGCGGCATCGATCGCGGTGACCGAAACAGCGGTACGTTGCAGGCTTTCGGAGCGGCGTTGTGCGGTGACGACGATGTCACCGAGGCCTTCCTCCTGGGGTTGCTGTTCCTGCGCCTGCGCCGCGGACGCGAGCAGGATGGACGCCGACAGAAAGCCACTCAGCGTGGCGAACCTATGCTTGTTCGTCATGATAGTCCCCTTTTCCCGAAGAATATTTCTCTAACCGGCGGCATCCCGTGCCTGGCTGATGGACGCCAATGAGCGCCGATAGGGTCGTCGTGCAGAGGTGAGCAGCGCGGCCGACAAAAGGCCAGCGAGGCCAATGGTCAGCGCGAGGCCGAGGCCCACGAAGCGCGGATCGCCGAACAGTTTCTCGGTGAAGAGCGCGACGACGGTCGGGCCCAGGCCGATGCCCGCCAGATTCAGACAGAGGAAGTAGATCGCCGTAACCTGGCCGCGCATCCGGTTGGGCGTGATCTCCTGCAGGGCGGCGGCGGCGCAGCCATAGGGCATGGCTCCTCCGACGACGAACAGCGCGAACAACAGAAGCGACAGCTGCGGGTCGGCAACGAGCGGCGCGGCGACACCGAAGGGAACGGCGATGCAAGCCGCCCCCACCGTGACGACGACATTGGCGTCAGCCATTCCCCGCGCGTACAGGATTGCCGAGAGCCAGGCCCCCACCATGATGCTGGCACTGCCCACGACGAGCAGGATGACACCGAAGACCAGCCCGATCTCTGGCGCGGTAAAACCGAAATGGCGGATGAAGAAGGTTGCGATCCAGGCGGTTGCGCCGTTCCACATCAGCCCCGAGGCAGCGAAGCCGAGGATCAGCAGCGCAAAGCTCGAACGATGCGTGCCCAGATAGGCGAAGAGCTCGCCCACGCTGGGGAAGTCCGCCTTGGCGGGATCGACGCCGCGCCGGACCGGCTCGCGCAAGGTCGCCACCAGCAGGCTGACCAGCACACCCGGCGCGCCGACGATCAGGAACACCGTCTGCCAGGATTCGAGATGCCCGACAAAAGGAAGGTCGATCGGCGGCGCGAGGCCGACCAGCGTGCCACCCGCGATCAGGGCAAGGCCGGCACCAAGGTAGATAGCTCCGGTATAGAAGGACATCGCCTTGGGCAGCGTCTTGCGGCCGAAATAGTCGGCGATCATCGAATAAGCGGCCGGCGACAGCGCCGCCTCGCCCACGCCCACGCCGACCCGCGCGGCGAACAGCTGGCCGAAATTGCGCGCGAGCCCGCACAGCGCCGTCATGGCGCTCCACACGAACACGCCGGTCGAGATGATCGTGACGCGGCGGTAGCGGTCGGCCAGCCGTCCGATCGGCAGCCCGAGCAGCGTGTAGAAGACCGCGAAGGCGAGGCCATGGAGGAGGCTGATCTGGACGTCACTGATCTGCAGCGACGCCTTGATCGGCTCGACCATCAGAGTGAGTATCTGCCGGTCGACATAGGAGAGGGTGTAGGCGAGGACCAGAACCGAAACGGCATACCAGCCATAACGCTCGTCGGGTGCGGGGGCGGAGTCGTCGGTCCTCACCATCGTTTATCTCCCCAGGCTCGATGGTTGGCGGGACATCGTCGTCAGGCCGCCGAGGCCGGGCGATCGCGCAGCTCGCGCTTCAGAACCTTGCCGTTCGCGTTGCGCGGCAGCGCTTCGATGATCTCCAGCGCGCGCGGAATCTTATAGGCGGTGAGCCTGCCCGCGCAGAAGTCGCCGACCTCCTCGGCGGTCAGCGTCATGCCCTCTCGCAAAACGGCGAAGGCCTTGAGCGTTTCGCCCCAGCGCTCGTCAGGCATACCGACCACCGCAACCTCGATGATCGCGGGATGGCGGACCAGCACCTCCTCGATCTCGCGCGGGTAGATGTTGACCCCGCCCGATATCACCATGTCCTTCTTGCGGTCGACGATATAGATGAACCCGTCGGCGTCGCGCCGGGCCATGTCGCCCACGGTCACCCAGTCACCCTGGATCGCGGCGGCCGTCTCTTCCTCGCGATGCCAATAGCCGTTGAAGTGCATCGGCGAGCGGCTGAACAGTTCGCCGACCTCGTCGACGTCGCAAACGCTTCCGTCCTCGCGGCGGATTTCGACCGCGACATGGGGAATCGGCGTGCCGACGCAGCGCTCCTTCTGGAGCTGCCAGGCCGGGCGCATGTTGCAGACCAGCCCCGCCTCGGTCGACGCGTAGATTTCGTGAAGGATCCCTTCGCCGAACCAGGGGATGATCTTCTCCTTCATCGCCTGCGGCAGCGGCGCGGCGTTGGAGATGATCGTCTTGATCGGCGGGCGGCGATAGGGATCGGTGACCTCGGCCGGCAGCTCGAAGATCATCTGAAAATGGGTCGGCACCATGAACACGCCGGTGATGCCGCCATTTTTGAGCCGGTCGAGCGTCTCGATCGGGTTGTAGCGGTCGAGGATCTCGACCGTCCCCCCACTGGCAAGCGTCGCCGCAGGAAAGCCCAGTCCCCCACCATGGTTCATCGGCGCCATGGCGAGAAAGACGTCGTCATAGCCGAAACAGCCGAACTCCGAGCCCGAGATGAGCCCGACCAGCATGCGCGAGCGATGCGACAGCAGCACGCCTTTCGGCTGCCCGGTCGTCCCCGAGGTGTAGGGAATTGTCCACACGTCCCATTCCTCGATCCGGGGATAGGCATCGGGCCGGCGCGCCGACGCCAGCAGCGCCTCATAATCCGACCCGAGCGCGATCAGGCGGACCGACGGATCGAGGCCTGCCTCCCGCGCCAGCCCGATGCTCTGTTCGTCACAGATGACGAGCCGGGCGCGCGAGTCCTCGATCGCGACCTTGATTTCCGCCGGGGTGAGGCGCGGGTTGATCGTGGCGACGCCGACGCCGGCATCGGGCAGCCCCGCGACCACCTCGAGATATTCGATGCAGTTGCGAGCGACGATGGCCGCCGTGTCGCCCTTGCGCAGCCCCAGATCGGCGATGGCCGCATCGCGCAGCGCGTCGCTCCGTCGGACCAGCTCGCCATAGGTGCGGACCTGGTCGTTATAAAGGACAGCCGGCTTCTCCGGGTTCCGCGCGCAGGCTGCCCGGATCGCATTGCCGAAGGTCATCGGCTGGAATCCGGGCGGCAGGGTCGCGGGGTTGCCCGGATAGGCGCGGACGCCGGGTCCGGTCATCGCGGAATCTTCGTGAAGATGCGCAGCGCATTGTCGCGCATCAGTTTCGCATGCGCTTCGGGCCGGAAGCCGAGCTCGCCCACCTCGCGCACCGCCCGCTCCGGGTCGATCACCGGGAAGTCCGTCCCGAACAGCACCTTATGGCTGCCATAGCTGTTGGCATAATGGACATAGGATTTTGGCCAGTGCTTGGGCGCATAGGCGTCGCCCGCCGTGTAGACATTGTCG encodes the following:
- a CDS encoding TonB-dependent receptor: MTNKHRFATLSGFLSASILLASAAQAQEQQPQEEGLGDIVVTAQRRSESLQRTAVSVTAIDAAALERQQITDTKQIVFNAPNLTGNNNVGQNTATTFFIRGVGTTENLATADTSVGLYVDDVYISRQAVNNFSLFDVERIEVLRGPQGTLYGRNTNGGAIKIVPKAPDAKTAFALSGSYGNYDRWEGRLSANVPLSDRIFVRANLLVQQGNGYIYNRTLDKKVNDQDYAGGRIAVRALLTDSLTFDYAFDYGRDKTNGGYASDIAGSLRPSTGDLFTVVSGTDASGYARGMGHSGKLSWDVNDDISVESITAWRSTKQNLLLDLSDQPVPLYVLDQKQLAKQFSEEIKVNATLSDALKLTAGFFYFDENIDADVTDTTRSAPTAAPSIFRKVFEVDVNSWAAFGQLEYAVLDNVKLVAAGRYTHEKRELTVTQTSNLAGPLFNFTTADLLTRAAAGQDFDNKRTFNKFTPKIGIDWTVNDDLFAYASWTKGFRSGGWTGRALRVDQYINFDPEEVESWEAGTKVSLFDRKVRWNSSVFYMNYSNLFNTLTVNGAFTAQLADARIYGLESELTIRAAPWLDLFTNVGLLNARYKGNRPANLADKLQRAPSFQGKAGFSVDKPLGAGSLLVTGDVFYTAHYLVTPANLAFTAPLVPVNSNRSGDFALVNASVGYRWGADDNYQLTLSCSNCFNREYFDAQTVIGRYAAAYAGAPRFYKLTGTVKF
- a CDS encoding spinster family MFS transporter — protein: MVRTDDSAPAPDERYGWYAVSVLVLAYTLSYVDRQILTLMVEPIKASLQISDVQISLLHGLAFAVFYTLLGLPIGRLADRYRRVTIISTGVFVWSAMTALCGLARNFGQLFAARVGVGVGEAALSPAAYSMIADYFGRKTLPKAMSFYTGAIYLGAGLALIAGGTLVGLAPPIDLPFVGHLESWQTVFLIVGAPGVLVSLLVATLREPVRRGVDPAKADFPSVGELFAYLGTHRSSFALLILGFAASGLMWNGATAWIATFFIRHFGFTAPEIGLVFGVILLVVGSASIMVGAWLSAILYARGMADANVVVTVGAACIAVPFGVAAPLVADPQLSLLLFALFVVGGAMPYGCAAAALQEITPNRMRGQVTAIYFLCLNLAGIGLGPTVVALFTEKLFGDPRFVGLGLALTIGLAGLLSAALLTSARRPYRRSLASISQARDAAG
- a CDS encoding class I adenylate-forming enzyme family protein — its product is MTGPGVRAYPGNPATLPPGFQPMTFGNAIRAACARNPEKPAVLYNDQVRTYGELVRRSDALRDAAIADLGLRKGDTAAIVARNCIEYLEVVAGLPDAGVGVATINPRLTPAEIKVAIEDSRARLVICDEQSIGLAREAGLDPSVRLIALGSDYEALLASARRPDAYPRIEEWDVWTIPYTSGTTGQPKGVLLSHRSRMLVGLISGSEFGCFGYDDVFLAMAPMNHGGGLGFPAATLASGGTVEILDRYNPIETLDRLKNGGITGVFMVPTHFQMIFELPAEVTDPYRRPPIKTIISNAAPLPQAMKEKIIPWFGEGILHEIYASTEAGLVCNMRPAWQLQKERCVGTPIPHVAVEIRREDGSVCDVDEVGELFSRSPMHFNGYWHREEETAAAIQGDWVTVGDMARRDADGFIYIVDRKKDMVISGGVNIYPREIEEVLVRHPAIIEVAVVGMPDERWGETLKAFAVLREGMTLTAEEVGDFCAGRLTAYKIPRALEIIEALPRNANGKVLKRELRDRPASAA